CTTACCCTCCTCTTTGCCCGCGCGCTCCATTAGCTGTGGTAAGAGCGTGAGTGAGCTTGGTGGATAGCCTTTTGATGTAGGTGGCTCGCCAAGCGCAAGGCCGATCTCACGCTGCGCCATCGCAAAACGTGTTACGCTATCCATGATGAAAAGCACATCTTTGCCCTGCTGTTTGAAGTACTCAGCCACGCTCATCGCACAAAATGCGCCGTATTTTCGCATGAGCGAGCTATCATCGCTGGTCGCTACGATGATGACTGTGCCCTCCAGGTCGCCGCCTAGGTTTTTTTCGATAAATTCAGGCACCTCACGGCCACGCTCGCCTATTAGTGCGACTACTTTTATGGGAGCTAGTGTGTTTTTTACGATCATACCCATGAGCGTTGATTTACCCACGCCTGAACCTGCAAAAATTCCCAGTTTTTGCCCTTTACCACAAGTAAGCAGTCCATCTATAGTCTTTATACCAACGCTAAAAGGCTCGTTTATAAGCCCTCTTTTCATCGCATCTATCGGTGCTCTCATGATCGGCATATATTCAGTCGTCTCGATCGCTCCTTTGCCGTCAATCGGCTTCATAAATGGATCGACCACGCGGCCTAGTAAATTTGGCCCCACGGGTATGCTCATACCTTGATCGCTTTCATAGACGAAGTCGCCTATCCTAAAACCCTCAACAAAGCCAAATGGACTGATATAAGCGCCATCTGTCTTTATTTGTGTAACCATGCCAAGGCCATTTTTACTCTTATCTTTTGCAACTATACGCACGATATCACCAATACTTGGACGAAGTCCAGTGATCTCGATAGTCGTAGCTGTGATTTTAGTTATGATGCCAAAGGTGTTTGAGAGTTTCACACCCTCTTTAAGCTTTAAATTTATATGCTCTAAGCTCAAAAATGCGTTTCCCTAGGAGAGTTTATAAGCGAGAAAAATTCTCGTCTTGTGTCTGCGTTTTTGATAAAGCAGCCTCTAAGTGCCGAGGTCGTAGTGGTTGAGTTTATCTTTTGCACACCTCTCATCTCAACGCACATATGTCTAGCCTCAACGACAACTCCAACGCCTTTTGGAGCTATTACGTCCTCAAGTGCTTTTGCTATCTGCTCAGTCATTTGCTCTTGAATTTGCAAGCGTCTTGCATAGATATTTACCATGCGTGGAATTTTACTAAGGCCAACGACCTTGCCATTTGGGATGTACGCCACATGCACACGGCCGATAATAGGCAACAAATGGTGCTCGCAAAGACTGTAAAATTCGATGTTTCGCATCAAAACCATCTCATTATTTGAGCTAGTAAAAAGTGCGTCACCAAGAACCTCTTTTGGATCTTCATCATATCCGCTAGTTAGAAATTTAAATGCTTTAAAGACACGCTCAGGCGTCTTTATAAGGCCTTCTCTGTTTGGATCTTCGCCTATAATCGTTAGCATGTTTTTAACCGAATTTTCAAAACTCTCTTGCATAAATTTTCTCCATAATTTTATTGCCAGATTCTACGTTAAAACGCCTTTTATATCTATAAAAATTTACAAATTTACAATGAAATAAGGAAAATTCTGCTATATTTTGGGCTAAAAATTTGTATTCATAAAGGAATTAGATGGAAATCAAAACAAAAGCTCTAGATAGCGTAAATACCCTAGCTAGCACAACTGTAAGTGCAGATGCTATAAAGTCTAGCGTAGAGAAACTAGCAAAAAAAGCAGCAAAAACTATGAAAGTAGATGGCTTTAGACAAGGCCATGTGCCAGTTGCTATTGTGCTAAAACGCTACGAGAAAGAGCTAACAAATGATGCTGAGCAAGATGTCTTAAGAGATGTTGTTGATGAGGCTATAAAACAAGCAGGCAAAAAAAATGATGATCTTATCGGCGAGCCTATTGTTTCAAAATTTGACAGAAAAGATGGTAAGATCGATGTTGAGCTAACAGTTTCATTTAAGCCAAGTGTCGATGTGAGCGGCTATGAGAGCTTGATACCTGAGTTTTCAAACCCACGTGTTTTGAAAAAAGATATCGATGAGAAAAAAACTGAACTTTTAAAAATGATAGCTCCACTTGAAAAAGTAGAGAGCAAAAGAGGCCTAAAAGTTGGCGATTTTGCTAAATTTGACTTTGAGGGCTTTGTTGATGGCGTTGCATTTGATGGTGGCAAGGCTGAAAACTATGTGCTTGAGATCGGCTCAAATCAATTTATCCCAGGCTTTGAAGATGGTATGGTAGGCATAAAAGCTGGTGGCGAAAAAGATATCGAGGTTAAATTCCCAGAAAACTATGGCGCTGCACATTTAGCTGGCAAAGACGCTATCTT
The Campylobacter concisus genome window above contains:
- the fliI gene encoding flagellar protein export ATPase FliI, yielding MNLKLKEGVKLSNTFGIITKITATTIEITGLRPSIGDIVRIVAKDKSKNGLGMVTQIKTDGAYISPFGFVEGFRIGDFVYESDQGMSIPVGPNLLGRVVDPFMKPIDGKGAIETTEYMPIMRAPIDAMKRGLINEPFSVGIKTIDGLLTCGKGQKLGIFAGSGVGKSTLMGMIVKNTLAPIKVVALIGERGREVPEFIEKNLGGDLEGTVIIVATSDDSSLMRKYGAFCAMSVAEYFKQQGKDVLFIMDSVTRFAMAQREIGLALGEPPTSKGYPPSSLTLLPQLMERAGKEEGKGSITAFFTVLVEGDDMSDPIADQSRSILDGHIVLSRELTDFGIYPPINIQNSASRVMGDVIGKEHKLNAMKFKRLYSLLKENEVLLRIGAYQKGSDKELDLAISKKEFMENFLKQSSEEAFALEEVEELLDKINQ
- the folE gene encoding GTP cyclohydrolase I FolE, encoding MQESFENSVKNMLTIIGEDPNREGLIKTPERVFKAFKFLTSGYDEDPKEVLGDALFTSSNNEMVLMRNIEFYSLCEHHLLPIIGRVHVAYIPNGKVVGLSKIPRMVNIYARRLQIQEQMTEQIAKALEDVIAPKGVGVVVEARHMCVEMRGVQKINSTTTTSALRGCFIKNADTRREFFSLINSPRETHF
- the tig gene encoding trigger factor, whose translation is MEIKTKALDSVNTLASTTVSADAIKSSVEKLAKKAAKTMKVDGFRQGHVPVAIVLKRYEKELTNDAEQDVLRDVVDEAIKQAGKKNDDLIGEPIVSKFDRKDGKIDVELTVSFKPSVDVSGYESLIPEFSNPRVLKKDIDEKKTELLKMIAPLEKVESKRGLKVGDFAKFDFEGFVDGVAFDGGKAENYVLEIGSNQFIPGFEDGMVGIKAGGEKDIEVKFPENYGAAHLAGKDAIFKIKLHEIQERKIPEKLDEEMLKTLLPNEEKPTEELLDERIKEQIRQEKIYKLINDELKPKFAEAAVEKFKFDVPKNIVEQEIDMQFRNAWSSFTPDDMKKFREDKDALSKKRDEFRKDAENSVRLTFIIDELARVRGVKVSDQEVIQAIYFEAYRSGQDPKAHLEMYRNQGMLPAIKMSMIEEKLFGELFNKEKDEKKASKKEKVE